CAAATGACCGTTCGTGAACGTGTTATTGATACATTACTATATATTCATAGAAAATTTGGCGATTTAAGAGGTTTTTTAAACCTGCCTTTAAGTAGAAAAGAATATGCAGATTATGCAGGAACTACAGAAGAACAAGTTATAAGAATTTTTTCTACACTTAAAAAGGAAGGGTTGATCATTGCTCAAGGAAAAAAAATTGGCATTGCCAATATTCAGAATTTAAAGAATGAAATTAGTGAGCATAATTACTATCTAGATTCTTAATACTACCATAAACTTTAAGTCTGGTCGAGCGTAGTTGATACCTAATTTTAAAAAATCAATATCACAAACCCTTTAGATTTTAAAATCTAAAGGGTTTTTTACGTAAAAAAATATTCTTAAAATAAGTACGTAGAATTATACGTATATGTTTTATGTTGATTTAATTTGTTGATTTTTAAATGTTTGGGTTTTTAAAGTGTTTTATCGCAGTTTATAGTATGTTTTAAAAAGAGGTTTTAACATGGGGTTTCCCATAAGTTAGAATCATATCTACTTATATATTTGTTAAACAAATAAGTATTAATACGTAGATTAATAAAACTTACTAAAAATGAAATCTCTATTTAAAAAATCAACTTACATTTTACCTGTAGCAATGTTATTATTTGCTTGTGGTGGTAAAGAAGCTAAAAAGGCAACAACAGTTGTTGAAGCAACAGTATCAAAAACGAAAACATTAGCAATAGAAAAACCTCAATTAACGTTTGGGTTTATCAAGTTAACAGACATGGCTCCTTTAGCTATAGCAAAAGAAAAAGGATTTTTCGAAGACGAAGGATTATTTGTTTCTGTAGAAGCACAATCTAACTGGAAAAATATTTTAGACCGTGTTATTGATGGTCAATTAGACGGTTCGCACATGTTAGCGGGTCAGCCAATTGCTGCAGGAGCAGGTTTTGGTCGTCAAGCAAAATTAGTAACTGCTTTTTCTATGGATTTAAACGGAAATGCAATTACAGTTTCTAATGATGTTTGGTCTAAAATGAAACCACATGTAGCAAAAGATAAAGATGGTAAACCAGTTCATCCTATAAAAGCAGAAGCATTAAAGCCTGTAATTACTGAGTATAGAAATTCTGGTAAACCTTTTAAAATGGGAATGGTTTTTCCTGTTTCAACCCATAATTATGAAATTAGATATTGGTTGGCAGCAGCAGGAATCAACCCAGGTATGTACACCAAAGAAAACGTACAAGGACAAATTGATGCTGAGGTTTTATTATCTGTAACGCCTCCGCCACAAATGCCAGCAACGTTAGAAGCAGGTACTATTCATGGGTATTGTGTGGGTGAACCTTGGAATCAGCAAGCTGTTTTTAAAGGAATTGGAGTTCCGGTTGTTACAAACTATGATATCTGGAAAAACAACCCAGAAAAAGTATTTGTTATGACAGAGAAATTTGTAAACGAAAATCCAAATACAGCCATTGCAGTTACCAAAGCATTAATTAGAGCTGGTAAATGGTTAGACAAACCAGAAAATAGAAAAGAAGCTGTACAAATTTTATCTATGTCTCAATACGTAGGTGCTCCAGTAGAAGTATTAGCAAATTCTATGACTGGTACTTTTGAATTCGAAAAAGGAGATAAAAGAGAAATGGAAGACTTTAATGTATTCTATAAGTACAATGCTACTTATCCTTTTTATTCTGATGGAATCTGGTTTTTAACACAAATGAGAAGATGGGGACAAATACCTGATGCAAAAACTGCAGACTGGTATGCAAGTACAATTAAGGATATTTACAGAC
The nucleotide sequence above comes from Polaribacter butkevichii. Encoded proteins:
- a CDS encoding CmpA/NrtA family ABC transporter substrate-binding protein produces the protein MKSLFKKSTYILPVAMLLFACGGKEAKKATTVVEATVSKTKTLAIEKPQLTFGFIKLTDMAPLAIAKEKGFFEDEGLFVSVEAQSNWKNILDRVIDGQLDGSHMLAGQPIAAGAGFGRQAKLVTAFSMDLNGNAITVSNDVWSKMKPHVAKDKDGKPVHPIKAEALKPVITEYRNSGKPFKMGMVFPVSTHNYEIRYWLAAAGINPGMYTKENVQGQIDAEVLLSVTPPPQMPATLEAGTIHGYCVGEPWNQQAVFKGIGVPVVTNYDIWKNNPEKVFVMTEKFVNENPNTAIAVTKALIRAGKWLDKPENRKEAVQILSMSQYVGAPVEVLANSMTGTFEFEKGDKREMEDFNVFYKYNATYPFYSDGIWFLTQMRRWGQIPDAKTADWYASTIKDIYRPDIWKKAAALLVAEGNIPATDIPTTDGYKPATADFIDGTMYDAKDPIGYINSFKIGNKDKK